The Fusarium poae strain DAOMC 252244 chromosome 2, whole genome shotgun sequence nucleotide sequence GAGCTACCTTGGTATGGGATAGCCTTGTTCACTTTCTGTATGTCTTGGGGCGACTTTGAGCGAATGCACCGTAGAACATCCTTTTTTGAGCCGGCGCAACCAAGACGAATAGCTAGGTTGTCGTATTGGTAGGCTGACTCCTTGGGAGTCAAAAGTGTACCAAAGGAGATAGATTCTGCTGCAGCGCCGTGGAAAAGCCCTTCATCTTTACCACCATACGCACTCAAATGAAGGCTGACGCTTGCAGCACCGGCAGAGTCACCTCCAATGACCACATGGTCTGGGTTTCCTCCGAACTTAGTTATGTACTTCTGGACCCATTTAAGGGCCTTTCGCTGGTCATGAAGACCTAAGTTCGGTGTGATGTCAATACCATCGTTAAGGAATCCATAGACACCAACGCGATAGTGAATGCTGACGACAATCATATCCAAATCACCAGCCTTAACGAGGCCTGTTCCATTGACTTTGGGATTGGCATTGTTGTTGAATCCACCACCTTGGATATAAAAGTAAACTGGAAGCTTGTCTTTGCTTGAGGCGTGTGTCGGGGCCCAGATGTTGAGGAAAAGACAATCTTCAGCATCAGTGTCACCAATGACCTTTGGGTCAGTGCTCGTTCCGATGCAAACAGGCTTGCGCTATTTTCAATGTCAGTTGATATCCTCCGATTTTCATTTCAGAGAGGCCTTGTACCTTGGTAGCATCCTGTACTGCTCTTACGCGGCTGGGATCTCGAGGCAGTGTCCATCTCAGATCTTTGACTGGCGCAGCAGCGTAACGCACACCAAGCCATTCCGAGACGCCATTCCCAAGATCTTTACCCTTGTACTTGCTGTATCCGAGATCAACAGTGGGGTCAACAGCGACAGAGGGCAGAGCCAAAGCTGCAAGCAGCAATAGGCGAGATACCGACTGCATGGCGTAGTCAATTAATGAATGTATAGTGACACTATTATTGAAACACGAGAGAAGCTGATGATAAAACATAGGATATAAATCCTTTTCGGCTTTCAAAAGTTGATGCCGCTCTCGGCGCTTCACCGGCCTTTTATTTCAAGATTGCTTGACCATATCCTCATTTTTGCCTTGCCAGAGATCACAAGTCGACGTTTTGATTGCTGTATTGGGTCAAGTCTTCATAGTCCGGGGAAATAAAGTGGTGCATTGTGTGGGGGATGGGGAAACGAACAAGGATGAAGCTGTTAGAATACTACCAGCACTGACAAGTGATTAAGCCTGGACTGGATATTATTCCGCTTATGCATGATCAGCTTGCTCGTAATGGATTAGCCTGTCATGGTTTCCGACCGGCAAACAAATAGTTTAGAATATTCGCCGAAGACATTATAGGCgattgatgaggatgaaCCCTTGCCCAAGATGGGTCTTATTAGTTTACTTGTCCGATTTTTCACTAGAATTGTTCTAATGAAACCCAGATAATGAAGCTGACGACGAAGTTCTTGCCATGTAGTCAGTGAGACTTGGTACAAGCTTAATCTTGTAACAGCCAGTCTGTAGCTGGAGTTAGAAATGCCATACAACATCCCCACCATTGAGGCACAAGAAGGTCCCGCTCTATTATACATCGCGGCGGGTGCCTGGTTCAGTCAGCCTCACGTTGTCACCACGCGCAACAAGACTGATCCCTGGGACACGCGCTACAAACTCTTTAGAAATCACGTCGTCAGTCTCAACAAGTTCATTGGCGAAAACACACCAGATTATGACCCTTTTACTGCCCCAATGGATCCATACGACGGTATCGGCAATCTAATCCTGTACGCCCCGCCAGCTGGACCGCGATATCTAGGCGATAACCCTAATCAGAAGATAGATAGAGACCGAAGGGCGGGCGAGGTTGTTGAGATGCAGCAGTGGCTCTATCATAATGAAGATAACCTGAGCATTCCTTTCGTGTGGTTAGTCCCTGACTTGGTCGTGGGTCAAGATGAAATCTGGCGCGATCCCTTATGCTCAGGCTTTCATGTCAAGTTCCATGTGGCCCAGTTATGGGCCAACATTCTGTTCAATATGCGGTGTAACGCGAAGCTGGACAGGATGAAGTCTTACCTATACTCGCGTACTTGCTGTACTGATTATGGTATATTGTCAGGGGCCTAAACTGCTACTATTAGAAGAagtaatatagttattattaaattatagagaagtcttaataatatagttaattagaaagtattaataataataataataatttatttttaatttttttttctttttagctttaaaagccttttttatacttttttctttataattattattaaaataaaattataataaattattaaatttaaaaagtattttattttaagattttatttaataaaatattataaattatttttttttataaaattaagttttataattattaatttattataatttacttatagcttaattaaagctattaacttttttatatatattttataataatttcttttttaatataaaaaaggctttttaaataaagaaattaatataatttataaagatataagctatttaattaaaaataaataattatattttatttattttttttttttttaatttttatttatttaattatatatatctttataattacctttttatatttatatttaattataatttttttattatatttctattaatttattaataatatatatttttttttaatttaatttatttttattttacctttatattattttataatataaatattttctctttttaattatttttctttaatttttaaaatttctttattttatttattactaatttatataggcttttttatatttatatatatatattatttaaagtatactataaattaagatcttaataaatatttattctttaaaaaaattaaacttaatttttcttatttaattaaatatattctttctataaaaagtaaataattttattataaattatttaaaatattttctaatttttattttaattaattttaataaatataaatattattaagttttaaataagccttatatttaagtaaaaatttaaaatttttattataaagttatagctaatttataataaggtttttataagatattaaaatttcttactttttttattaattatattaaaaagaaacttaaaaaaaatatatttattaataattataatattaataatataaatactttattataaatttattactatttcttttttaatttttttatttttcttaaaatattaaaattttatataaaaaagctaaaaaagctatttttatatataaggctattattactattattattttaactttaattaatattattataattataaccttaaagtatttttatattaagtaagctaagtattttacttttattttaatttatattttattaattttaataaatattagtaatttattaaattatattatttaatttaatcttttaaagtaaattcttaatagatttaatataaataaagagtaataatttatttttattaaaaatagagaaattaatatttttaaattattttatattaatttaaagactatactataaaaagcttattaaaataaaaataattcttttaataaagaaaaagataataaagataaagttaataagtagctagtaattaataatattactatatatttaatattaacttaagggctatatattttaaaattataaatttaataagtttttattagctttttttaattaattagctagaatttttactttatttaagtaaaatttaaattaaattaatattattttattattatcttttttctttataaattatttttataagcttatataaaaatattacttttaaaattatattaaagtacttaaaagtttttaaactttttatagcctttttacttaattaaatattattttttatatattaagtctttataagagataattctttttactttataaataagatctCTTTTAAAAAggcattttatttataaatttattaatattttattacttctttatagttttaataagctaatataaaatatattatatattaaagacctttttaaaagctatagtttatagaCTAGGTttcctttatttttatttttttaagatttaataaggtcttatttatttctttataagctttttattaagtctttttatttttagattttttattaataatagaattatatttttttctttaaatctataaagaatctttctttaattataatatttaaaataagtattttaagtattataaaataactattatatttaaatatattattattatattttctttttttaataaaatattttaatatttacttttttttattaagccttttaattttttaattctcTAA carries:
- a CDS encoding hypothetical protein (SECRETED:SignalP(1-19)~MEROPS:MER0034745) — encoded protein: MQSVSRLLLLAALALPSVAVDPTVDLGYSKYKGKDLGNGVSEWLGVRYAAAPVKDLRWTLPRDPSRVRAVQDATKRKPVCIGTSTDPKVIGDTDAEDCLFLNIWAPTHASSKDKLPVYFYIQGGGFNNNANPKVNGTGLVKAGDLDMIVVSIHYRVGVYGFLNDGIDITPNLGLHDQRKALKWVQKYITKFGGNPDHVVIGGDSAGAASVSLHLSAYGGKDEGLFHGAAAESISFGTLLTPKESAYQYDNLAIRLGCAGSKKDVLRCIRSKSPQDIQKVNKAIPYQGSSVGPLYMWTVSLDNDLIPDLTYKLFEQGKFIKVPLITGDDTNGGTPFPPRTAASIADSNEFLKAQFPFLTLEQLGKINDLYPNKNDTCPNAGCYWRQASTAYGDMRYMCPGIYISNILTKYGVSKSWNYRYDVEDPDEMAQGLGVPHVAELNAIFGPGLGNNNPPASYFPGEKNGPVIPVVQGYWSSFIRSLDPNKYRHEGSVKWETWTEKGKERILFKTGGATSMEKISKELQQQCKYLSSIGVDIRQ